A single region of the Cereibacter sphaeroides 2.4.1 genome encodes:
- the tyrS gene encoding tyrosine--tRNA ligase, whose translation MTYHPKSDFLRVMQERGYLADCTDMQALDEALSKGVVPAYIGYDATAASLHVGHLLNIMMLRWLQKTGHKPITLMGGGTTKVGDPSFRSEERPLLTPDRIDENIEGMRKVFARYLSYGEGATDALMLNNAEWLDQLNYLDFLRDIGRHFSVNRMLSFESVKSRLDREQSLSFLEFNYMILQAYDFLELFRRTGCRLQMGGSDQWGNIVNGIDLTRRVLEGEIFGLTSPLLTTSDGRKMGKSAGGAVWLNGEMLAPYDFWQFWRNTTDADVGRFLKLYTELPVEECDRLGALQGSEINAAKILLANEVTTLLHGRDAAEAAEATARAVFEEGGVGGALEVVELPAATLGEGLSVAHFLVAAGLVASGKEAKRLVAENGLRFNNEPVGDANTPVTAATVGEELKVSIGRKKHKLVRLS comes from the coding sequence ATGACCTACCATCCCAAATCCGATTTCCTGCGCGTGATGCAGGAGCGCGGCTACCTCGCCGACTGCACCGACATGCAGGCACTGGACGAGGCCCTGTCGAAAGGGGTCGTTCCTGCCTACATCGGCTATGATGCGACGGCGGCCTCGCTGCATGTGGGGCACCTTCTCAACATCATGATGCTGCGCTGGCTGCAGAAGACCGGGCACAAGCCGATCACCCTGATGGGCGGCGGCACGACGAAGGTGGGCGATCCCTCCTTCCGCTCCGAAGAGCGTCCGCTGCTCACGCCCGACAGGATCGACGAGAATATCGAAGGCATGCGCAAGGTCTTCGCGCGCTACCTCTCCTACGGCGAGGGCGCGACCGACGCGCTGATGCTCAACAATGCCGAATGGCTGGACCAGCTGAACTACCTCGATTTCCTGCGCGACATCGGGCGGCATTTCTCGGTCAACCGGATGCTCTCGTTCGAAAGCGTGAAGAGCCGGCTCGACCGCGAACAGTCGCTGTCGTTCCTCGAATTCAACTACATGATCCTGCAGGCCTACGACTTCCTCGAGCTGTTCCGCCGCACCGGCTGCCGGCTGCAGATGGGCGGGTCGGACCAGTGGGGCAACATCGTCAACGGGATCGACCTGACGCGCCGCGTGCTCGAAGGCGAGATCTTCGGGCTGACCTCGCCGCTGCTCACAACCTCGGACGGGCGCAAGATGGGCAAGTCCGCGGGCGGCGCGGTCTGGCTCAACGGCGAGATGCTGGCGCCCTACGACTTCTGGCAGTTCTGGCGCAACACGACCGATGCGGATGTGGGCCGGTTCCTCAAGCTCTACACCGAGCTGCCCGTCGAGGAGTGCGACCGGCTGGGCGCGCTGCAGGGCTCGGAGATCAACGCGGCCAAGATCCTGCTCGCGAACGAGGTGACGACGCTCCTCCACGGCCGGGACGCCGCCGAAGCGGCCGAGGCCACCGCGCGCGCGGTCTTCGAGGAGGGCGGCGTGGGCGGCGCCCTCGAAGTGGTGGAGCTTCCGGCCGCGACGCTGGGCGAGGGCCTCTCGGTCGCACATTTCCTCGTGGCCGCAGGCCTCGTCGCCTCCGGCAAGGAGGCCAAGCGCCTCGTGGCCGAGAACGGGCTGCGCTTCAACAACGAGCCGGTGGGCGATGCCAACACCCCGGTCACGGCCGCGACCGTGGGCGAGGAGCTGAAGGTCTCGATCGGCAGGAAGAAGCACAAGCTCGTCCGTCTCTCCTGA
- a CDS encoding cupin domain-containing protein: MDADRIIARLGLARHPEGGWYRETWRAPAEGRPPGTAILFLLKAGERSHWHRIDATEIWHFHAGAPLILSVAADGAGPAREIRLGPDVLAGESPQGIVPPHHWQAARSTGDWSLVGCTVSPGFRFEGFELAPEGFDIPRA; encoded by the coding sequence ATGGATGCAGACCGGATCATCGCCCGCCTCGGGCTCGCCCGTCACCCGGAAGGCGGCTGGTATCGCGAGACCTGGCGGGCCCCGGCCGAGGGGCGCCCGCCCGGGACGGCGATCCTGTTCCTCCTGAAGGCCGGCGAGCGGTCGCACTGGCACCGGATCGATGCGACCGAGATCTGGCACTTCCATGCCGGCGCACCGCTCATCCTGTCGGTGGCCGCCGACGGCGCGGGACCGGCGCGCGAGATCCGGCTCGGGCCGGACGTGCTCGCGGGCGAGAGCCCGCAGGGGATCGTGCCGCCCCACCACTGGCAGGCCGCGCGCTCGACAGGCGACTGGAGCCTCGTCGGCTGCACCGTCAGCCCCGGCTTCCGCTTCGAGGGCTTCGAGCTGGCGCCGGAAGGGTTCGACATCCCCCGCGCCTGA
- a CDS encoding pyruvate dehydrogenase complex E1 component subunit beta, with protein MATQVLMPALSPTMEEGTLAKWLVKEGDAVKSGQIIAEIETDKATMEFEAVDEGTVGKLLVAEGTSGVKVNTPIAVLVEEGESADEVQAPVPTQKEKQPEPAEASEGKAVDEPLVSSPGAPVPGKRDRSPDWPDGTQMKTMTVREALREAMAEEMRGDEHVFLMGEEVGEYQGAYKISQGLLDEFGDRRVVDTPITEHGFAGIAVGAAFGGLRPIVEFMTFNFAMQAIDQIINSAAKTLYMSGGQMGCPIVFRGPNGAAARVGAQHSQDYAAWYAQIPGLRVVMPYSAADAKGLLKTAIRDPNPVIFLENEILYGRSFEVPVMDDFTIPFGKARIWREGTDVTIVSFGIGMTYALEAADKLAAEGISAEVIDLRTLRPIDYETVIESVKKTNRCITVEEGWPVGSIGNHLAATIMQQAFDWLDAPVLNLTGKDVPMPYAANLEKHALVTTAEVVEAAKSVCYR; from the coding sequence ATGGCAACCCAGGTTCTGATGCCCGCCCTGTCGCCGACGATGGAGGAAGGCACGCTCGCCAAATGGCTGGTGAAGGAAGGCGATGCGGTCAAGTCCGGCCAGATCATCGCCGAGATCGAGACCGACAAGGCCACGATGGAATTCGAGGCCGTCGACGAGGGCACGGTGGGCAAGCTGCTCGTGGCCGAGGGCACGTCCGGCGTGAAGGTGAACACGCCCATCGCCGTTCTGGTCGAGGAGGGGGAGAGCGCCGACGAGGTGCAGGCTCCGGTCCCGACCCAGAAGGAAAAGCAGCCCGAGCCCGCCGAAGCCTCGGAAGGCAAGGCCGTGGACGAGCCGCTCGTCTCCTCGCCGGGCGCCCCGGTGCCGGGCAAGCGCGACCGCTCGCCCGACTGGCCGGACGGCACGCAGATGAAGACCATGACGGTGCGCGAGGCGCTCCGCGAGGCGATGGCGGAAGAGATGCGCGGCGACGAGCATGTCTTCCTGATGGGCGAGGAAGTGGGCGAGTATCAGGGCGCCTACAAGATCAGCCAGGGCCTTCTGGACGAGTTCGGCGACCGGCGCGTGGTCGACACGCCGATCACCGAGCATGGCTTCGCCGGCATCGCGGTCGGCGCGGCCTTCGGCGGGCTCCGCCCCATCGTCGAGTTCATGACCTTCAACTTCGCCATGCAGGCGATCGACCAGATCATCAACTCGGCCGCCAAGACGCTCTACATGTCGGGCGGTCAGATGGGCTGCCCCATCGTGTTCCGCGGCCCGAACGGCGCCGCCGCGCGCGTGGGCGCCCAGCACAGCCAGGATTATGCGGCGTGGTATGCGCAGATCCCCGGCCTCAGGGTGGTGATGCCCTATTCGGCGGCGGATGCGAAAGGTCTTCTGAAGACCGCGATCCGCGACCCGAACCCGGTGATCTTCCTCGAGAACGAGATCCTCTACGGCCGGTCCTTCGAGGTGCCGGTGATGGACGATTTCACGATCCCCTTCGGCAAGGCCCGGATCTGGCGCGAGGGGACGGATGTCACCATCGTCTCCTTCGGCATCGGCATGACCTATGCGCTGGAAGCGGCCGACAAGCTCGCCGCCGAGGGCATCTCGGCCGAGGTGATCGACCTGCGCACGCTGCGCCCCATCGATTACGAGACGGTGATCGAGTCGGTGAAGAAGACCAACCGCTGCATCACCGTCGAGGAGGGCTGGCCGGTGGGCTCCATCGGCAACCATCTCGCCGCGACGATCATGCAGCAGGCCTTCGACTGGCTCGATGCGCCGGTGCTGAACCTGACGGGCAAGGACGTGCCGATGCCCTATGCCGCCAATCTCGAGAAGCACGCGCTCGTGACCACGGCCGAGGTGGTCGAGGCCGCGAAATCCGTCTGCTACCGCTGA
- a CDS encoding pyruvate dehydrogenase complex dihydrolipoamide acetyltransferase — MATEILMPALSPTMEEGTLAKWLKKEGDEVRSGDIIAEIETDKATMEFEAVDEGILGKILIAEGTAGVKVNTPIAVLVEEGESVDAVSSAKVPEPQEPADEAAPAQGAPKEAPAPAAKAPAAQAARSEGERVFASPLARRIAKEKGIDLAAVQGSGPRGRIVKADVEGAQPSAAPAAKADAAAPKAEAPAAAAAPVAAPAASAASVAKLFADRDYEEVTLDGMRKTIAARLSEAKQTIPHFYLRREVALDALMAFRADLNAKLESRGVKLSVNDFIIKACAVALQQVPNANAVWAGDRILRLKPSDVAVAVAIEGGLFTPVLRDAHQKSLSALSAEMKDLAARARTKKLAPHEYQGGSFAISNLGMFGVENFDAVINPPHGSILAVGAGIRKPVVGKDGAITTATMMSMTLSVDHRVIDGALGAEFLKAIVENLENPIAMLA, encoded by the coding sequence ATGGCAACCGAGATCCTGATGCCCGCGCTGTCTCCGACGATGGAGGAGGGGACGCTCGCGAAATGGCTGAAGAAGGAAGGGGATGAGGTCCGCTCGGGCGACATCATCGCCGAGATCGAGACCGACAAGGCCACCATGGAGTTCGAGGCGGTCGACGAGGGCATCCTCGGCAAGATCCTGATCGCCGAGGGCACGGCAGGCGTGAAGGTCAACACGCCCATCGCCGTGCTGGTGGAAGAGGGCGAGAGCGTGGACGCCGTGTCCTCCGCCAAGGTGCCGGAGCCGCAGGAACCGGCCGACGAGGCCGCACCCGCGCAGGGGGCTCCGAAGGAGGCCCCTGCCCCGGCCGCCAAGGCGCCCGCGGCGCAGGCGGCCCGATCCGAGGGAGAGCGCGTCTTCGCCTCGCCGCTCGCCCGCCGGATCGCCAAGGAGAAGGGGATCGACCTTGCCGCGGTGCAGGGCTCGGGCCCGCGCGGCCGGATCGTGAAGGCCGATGTCGAGGGGGCGCAACCCTCGGCCGCTCCCGCCGCCAAGGCGGACGCCGCGGCACCGAAGGCAGAAGCGCCCGCCGCTGCGGCCGCGCCCGTCGCCGCGCCGGCCGCCTCCGCGGCTTCGGTGGCGAAGCTCTTCGCGGATCGCGACTATGAGGAAGTGACCCTCGACGGGATGCGCAAGACCATTGCCGCGCGTCTGTCCGAGGCCAAGCAGACCATCCCGCACTTCTACCTCCGGCGCGAGGTGGCTCTGGATGCGCTGATGGCTTTCCGCGCCGATCTCAATGCGAAGCTCGAGAGCCGGGGCGTAAAGCTCTCGGTCAACGACTTCATCATCAAGGCCTGTGCGGTGGCGCTCCAGCAGGTGCCGAACGCGAATGCCGTCTGGGCCGGAGACCGGATCCTGCGGCTGAAGCCCTCGGACGTGGCGGTGGCCGTGGCGATCGAGGGCGGGCTCTTCACGCCGGTCCTGCGCGATGCGCACCAGAAGAGCCTGTCGGCGCTGTCGGCCGAGATGAAGGATCTCGCCGCCCGCGCCCGCACGAAGAAGCTCGCACCGCACGAATATCAGGGCGGCAGCTTCGCGATCTCGAACCTCGGCATGTTCGGGGTCGAGAATTTCGATGCGGTCATCAACCCGCCGCACGGCTCGATCCTCGCCGTCGGCGCAGGCATCCGCAAGCCGGTGGTGGGCAAGGACGGCGCGATCACGACGGCCACCATGATGTCGATGACGCTCTCGGTGGACCACCGGGTGATCGACGGCGCGCTGGGGGCCGAGTTCCTGAAGGCGATCGTCGAGAATCTCGAGAACCCGATCGCCATGCTGGCCTGA
- a CDS encoding phosphoglycerate kinase has protein sequence MGWKTLDDMDLAGKVVLVRVDVNVPMENGEVTDATRIEKIVPTVEDILKKGGKPVLLAHFGRPKGKVVDEMSLRLVLPALQNALPGTKVSFAADCVGPEPEQAVAAMLEGEVLLLENTRFHAGEEKNDPELAAAMAKLGQVYVNDAFSAAHRAHASTEGLARLLPSAAGRLMEAELKALEAALGHPERPVVAVVGGAKVSTKLDLLGNLVGRVDHLVIGGGMANTFLVAQGIEVGKSLAERDMADTAREILSKAKAAGCTIHLPLDVVVAREFKAGAANETVETAACPADAMILDAGPKTVAALSEVFASAKTLIWNGPLGAFEIEPFDAATNAAALQVAQLTKAGQLISVAGGGDTVAALNKAGAAEGFSYISTAGGAFLEWMEGKELPGVAALTV, from the coding sequence ATGGGCTGGAAGACACTCGACGACATGGATCTTGCCGGCAAGGTCGTGCTGGTGCGCGTGGATGTGAACGTGCCGATGGAAAATGGCGAAGTCACCGACGCCACCCGGATCGAGAAGATCGTCCCCACCGTCGAGGATATCCTGAAGAAGGGCGGCAAGCCCGTCCTGCTCGCCCATTTCGGCCGTCCGAAGGGCAAGGTCGTGGACGAGATGAGCCTCCGCCTCGTGCTGCCCGCGCTGCAGAACGCGCTGCCTGGCACCAAGGTGAGCTTTGCCGCCGACTGCGTGGGCCCCGAGCCCGAGCAGGCGGTGGCCGCCATGCTCGAGGGCGAGGTGCTCCTCCTCGAGAACACCCGCTTCCATGCCGGCGAGGAGAAGAACGACCCCGAGCTGGCCGCCGCGATGGCGAAGCTGGGGCAGGTCTATGTCAACGATGCCTTCTCGGCCGCGCACCGCGCCCATGCCTCGACCGAGGGCCTCGCCCGTCTTCTGCCCTCGGCCGCCGGCCGGCTGATGGAGGCCGAGCTGAAGGCGCTCGAAGCCGCTCTCGGCCATCCCGAGCGCCCCGTTGTGGCCGTGGTGGGCGGGGCCAAGGTCTCGACCAAGCTCGACCTTCTGGGCAATCTCGTGGGCCGGGTCGATCATCTGGTGATCGGCGGCGGCATGGCCAACACCTTCCTCGTGGCGCAGGGGATCGAGGTCGGCAAGTCGCTGGCCGAGCGCGACATGGCCGATACGGCGCGCGAGATCCTCTCCAAGGCGAAGGCCGCGGGCTGCACGATCCATCTTCCGCTCGATGTGGTGGTGGCGCGCGAGTTCAAGGCGGGGGCCGCGAACGAGACGGTCGAGACGGCGGCCTGCCCGGCCGACGCGATGATCCTCGATGCCGGTCCGAAGACCGTGGCCGCCCTCTCCGAAGTGTTCGCCTCGGCTAAGACGCTGATCTGGAACGGCCCGCTCGGCGCCTTCGAGATCGAGCCCTTCGACGCCGCGACGAATGCGGCGGCGCTTCAGGTGGCGCAGCTCACCAAGGCGGGCCAGCTCATTTCGGTCGCGGGCGGCGGCGATACGGTGGCCGCCCTCAACAAGGCGGGCGCGGCCGAAGGCTTCTCCTACATCTCGACGGCGGGCGGTGCCTTCCTCGAATGGATGGAGGGCAAGGAGCTGCCCGGAGTGGCCGCGCTCACGGTCTGA
- the pdhA gene encoding pyruvate dehydrogenase (acetyl-transferring) E1 component subunit alpha, whose amino-acid sequence MATRKSPEQSNASKEELVRYYREMLLIRRFEEKAGQLYGMGLIGGFCHLYIGQEAVVVGLEAAAKEGDKRITSYRDHGHMLACGMDAKGVMAELTGREGGYSKGKGGSMHMFSKEKHFYGGHGIVGAQVPLGAGLAFADRYLGNDNVTFTYFGDGAANQGQVYEAYNMARLWSLPVIFVIENNQYAMGTSVKRSTKSPSLWERGAAYGIKGESVDGMDVLAVKAAGEKAVAACRAGQGPYILEMMTYRYRGHSMSDPAKYRTREEVQRMRDEKDAIEHVRDLLIQGNLATDDDLKAIDKEIKAVVNEAADFAKESPEPALEELWTDIYA is encoded by the coding sequence ATGGCCACCAGAAAATCGCCGGAGCAATCCAACGCATCGAAGGAGGAGCTTGTCCGTTACTACCGCGAGATGCTCCTGATCCGCCGCTTCGAAGAGAAGGCGGGCCAACTCTACGGCATGGGCCTCATCGGCGGCTTCTGCCATCTCTACATCGGCCAGGAAGCCGTGGTGGTCGGCCTCGAAGCCGCCGCCAAGGAGGGGGACAAGCGCATCACCTCCTACCGCGACCACGGCCACATGCTGGCCTGCGGCATGGATGCCAAGGGCGTGATGGCCGAGCTCACGGGCCGCGAGGGCGGCTATTCGAAGGGCAAGGGCGGCTCGATGCACATGTTCTCGAAAGAGAAGCATTTCTACGGCGGCCACGGCATCGTGGGCGCCCAGGTGCCGCTCGGCGCGGGGCTGGCCTTCGCCGACCGCTATCTCGGCAACGACAATGTCACCTTCACCTATTTCGGCGACGGTGCCGCGAACCAGGGCCAGGTCTACGAGGCCTACAACATGGCCCGGCTCTGGAGCCTGCCGGTGATCTTCGTGATCGAGAACAACCAGTATGCGATGGGCACCAGCGTGAAGCGCTCGACGAAATCGCCCTCGCTCTGGGAGCGCGGCGCGGCCTACGGCATCAAGGGCGAGTCGGTGGACGGCATGGATGTGCTGGCCGTGAAGGCCGCGGGCGAGAAGGCGGTCGCCGCCTGCCGCGCGGGCCAGGGGCCCTACATTCTCGAGATGATGACCTACCGCTACCGGGGCCACTCCATGTCCGACCCGGCCAAATATCGCACCCGCGAGGAAGTCCAGCGGATGCGCGACGAGAAGGACGCGATCGAACATGTCCGCGACCTGCTGATCCAGGGCAATCTCGCGACCGACGACGACCTCAAGGCGATCGACAAGGAGATCAAGGCCGTGGTGAACGAGGCCGCCGACTTCGCCAAGGAGAGCCCCGAGCCCGCGCTCGAGGAACTCTGGACCGACATCTACGCCTGA
- a CDS encoding lasso RiPP family leader peptide-containing protein has product MDKAITTADCAYEAPVLRVHGTLEEMTHGRGHGGFGGGWGWGGGRPHRPHDPCDYTFS; this is encoded by the coding sequence TTGGACAAGGCAATCACCACCGCCGACTGCGCCTACGAGGCGCCGGTCCTGCGCGTTCACGGCACACTCGAGGAAATGACCCACGGCCGCGGCCATGGCGGCTTCGGCGGGGGCTGGGGCTGGGGCGGCGGCCGTCCGCACCGCCCGCACGATCCCTGCGACTACACCTTCTCCTGA
- a CDS encoding class I fructose-bisphosphate aldolase yields the protein MRASRAVQKILANYEGETPGVKANLCRMLMEGKLGGTGKMIILPVDQGFEHGPARTFAPNPAGYDPHYHYQLAIDAGLSAYAAPLGMLEAGADTFAGQIPTILKVNSANSLMSDTAGKNQAVTASVDDALRLGCAAIGFTIYPGSDAQLDMYEGIVAMRKEAAAKGIATVIWSYPRGEAISKDGETAIDVAAYAAQIAALIGAHIIKIKLSTDHLMLGEAKKVYEAQQIDVSTQAARVKHCMDSAFAGRRIVVFSGGAKKGEDSVYDDARAIRDGGGNGSIIGRNSFQRSREDALAMLGKLVDIYKGRA from the coding sequence ATGCGCGCTAGCAGAGCAGTTCAGAAGATCCTCGCCAACTATGAGGGCGAAACGCCCGGCGTGAAGGCCAACCTGTGCCGGATGCTGATGGAGGGGAAACTGGGCGGCACGGGCAAGATGATCATCCTGCCGGTCGACCAGGGCTTCGAGCACGGCCCGGCCCGCACCTTCGCGCCGAACCCGGCGGGGTACGATCCCCACTACCACTACCAGCTCGCCATCGATGCGGGACTCAGCGCCTATGCGGCCCCGCTCGGCATGCTGGAAGCCGGCGCCGACACGTTCGCGGGCCAGATCCCGACCATCCTGAAGGTGAACTCGGCCAACTCGCTGATGAGCGACACCGCGGGCAAGAACCAGGCGGTCACGGCGTCGGTCGACGATGCGCTGCGGCTCGGCTGCGCGGCCATCGGCTTCACGATCTACCCGGGCTCGGATGCGCAGCTCGACATGTATGAAGGGATCGTGGCCATGCGGAAGGAAGCCGCGGCCAAGGGGATCGCCACCGTGATCTGGTCCTATCCGCGCGGCGAGGCGATCAGCAAGGACGGCGAGACGGCGATCGACGTGGCGGCCTATGCCGCGCAGATCGCGGCCCTGATCGGCGCCCATATCATCAAGATCAAGCTTTCGACCGATCATCTGATGCTGGGCGAAGCGAAGAAGGTCTACGAGGCGCAGCAGATCGACGTCTCCACCCAGGCCGCGCGCGTGAAGCACTGCATGGATTCGGCCTTCGCCGGCCGCCGCATCGTGGTCTTCTCGGGCGGCGCCAAGAAGGGCGAGGATTCGGTCTATGACGACGCCCGTGCGATCCGCGACGGCGGCGGGAACGGCTCGATCATCGGCCGCAACAGCTTCCAGCGCAGCCGCGAGGACGCGCTCGCGATGCTCGGCAAGCTCGTCGACATCTACAAGGGCCGCGCCTGA
- a CDS encoding peptidylprolyl isomerase, with the protein MSSEKFLFAGLMSLGLAVLGGYGLSQSAVFAQAAEDGPGPNLVIELTGQAEGEVVIDLLPDVAPAHVERMVTLAREGAYDGVVFHRVIEGFMAQTGDVEFGKGNNLRRAGTGGSSYPDLPAEFSDVPFTRGVVGMARSDDPNSANSQFFIMFAPGEFLNGQYTVVGRVVQGMDVVDRIARGEPPRTPDAMAKVTVAE; encoded by the coding sequence ATGTCGTCTGAGAAATTTCTCTTCGCCGGGCTGATGTCGCTGGGCCTCGCGGTGCTCGGCGGCTACGGCCTCTCGCAATCGGCGGTCTTCGCGCAGGCGGCCGAGGACGGGCCGGGGCCGAACCTCGTGATCGAGTTGACGGGACAGGCCGAGGGCGAGGTGGTGATCGACCTCCTGCCCGACGTGGCGCCCGCCCATGTCGAGCGCATGGTCACGCTGGCCCGCGAGGGCGCCTACGACGGCGTGGTCTTCCACCGCGTGATCGAGGGCTTCATGGCCCAGACCGGCGACGTGGAATTCGGCAAGGGGAACAACCTGCGCCGCGCCGGCACGGGCGGGTCGAGCTATCCCGACCTTCCGGCCGAATTCTCGGACGTGCCCTTCACGCGCGGCGTGGTGGGCATGGCGCGCTCGGACGATCCGAACTCGGCCAATTCGCAGTTCTTCATCATGTTCGCGCCGGGCGAGTTCCTGAACGGCCAGTATACGGTGGTGGGCCGCGTGGTGCAGGGCATGGATGTGGTCGACAGGATCGCCCGCGGCGAGCCTCCGCGGACGCCGGATGCGATGGCGAAGGTGACCGTGGCCGAGTGA
- a CDS encoding anhydro-N-acetylmuramic acid kinase, whose translation MLKGGAVWALGTMSGTSLDGVDAAMVLTDGERILEFGETRYRAYSEAERAVLRAALGRWPGEAAVAEAAEVVEAAHAELLAAFRGAEIVGFHGQTLAHEPGGRGTHQAGSGERLAQALGVPVVWDFRSADVAAGGQGAPLAPFYHFACARRAGADRPVAFLNLGGVGNLTWVDPRQAAPEAPGACLAFDTGPANAPINDLMQARLGRSHDEGGRLAAEGEVAEAVLARFLDHAFFARMPPKSLDRDAFADLLPAVADLSDADAAATLTAAAAAAVARGAAHFPTPVRQLLVTGGGRHNPVLMAMLEARTGIEVVPVEQAGLDGDMLEAQAFAYLAVRVARGLPTSAPSTTGVPACLGGGRMSRPEALALQP comes from the coding sequence ATGTTGAAGGGCGGAGCGGTCTGGGCGCTGGGGACGATGTCGGGCACCTCGCTCGATGGGGTCGATGCGGCGATGGTGCTGACCGACGGCGAGCGGATCCTCGAGTTCGGCGAGACGCGGTATCGCGCCTATTCCGAGGCCGAGCGCGCGGTGCTGCGGGCGGCCCTCGGGCGCTGGCCGGGCGAGGCGGCGGTGGCCGAGGCCGCAGAGGTGGTCGAGGCGGCCCATGCCGAACTGCTCGCCGCGTTCCGCGGGGCGGAGATCGTGGGCTTTCACGGCCAGACGCTCGCGCATGAGCCGGGCGGGCGGGGCACGCATCAGGCGGGCTCGGGCGAGCGGCTCGCGCAGGCGCTGGGGGTGCCGGTCGTGTGGGATTTCCGGTCGGCGGATGTGGCGGCCGGCGGGCAGGGCGCGCCGCTCGCGCCCTTCTACCATTTCGCCTGCGCGCGGCGGGCAGGCGCCGACCGGCCGGTGGCCTTCCTCAATCTCGGCGGCGTCGGCAACCTGACCTGGGTCGATCCGCGCCAGGCCGCGCCCGAGGCGCCCGGCGCCTGTCTCGCCTTCGACACCGGCCCCGCCAATGCGCCGATCAACGATCTGATGCAGGCCCGCCTCGGGCGGAGCCACGACGAGGGCGGGCGGCTCGCGGCCGAGGGAGAGGTGGCCGAAGCGGTGCTCGCGCGCTTTCTCGATCATGCCTTCTTCGCCCGGATGCCGCCAAAATCGCTCGACCGGGATGCGTTCGCGGATCTCCTCCCGGCGGTCGCGGATCTCTCCGATGCGGATGCGGCGGCGACCCTGACGGCGGCGGCAGCGGCGGCGGTGGCGCGCGGGGCCGCGCATTTCCCCACGCCGGTGCGCCAGCTTCTCGTGACCGGGGGCGGGCGGCACAATCCCGTGCTGATGGCGATGCTCGAGGCGCGCACCGGGATCGAGGTGGTGCCGGTCGAGCAGGCGGGCCTCGACGGCGACATGCTGGAGGCGCAGGCCTTCGCCTATCTCGCGGTTCGGGTGGCGCGGGGGCTGCCGACCTCGGCCCCCTCGACCACCGGCGTGCCCGCCTGCCTCGGCGGCGGCCGCATGAGCCGGCCCGAGGCTCTGGCGCTTCAGCCCTGA
- a CDS encoding peptidylprolyl isomerase encodes MAEIKDPENTIIMTLKDGEVVIELLSDVAPKHSERMKALARAKAYDNVVFHRVIEGFMAQTGDVANGNTEDGFNIRRAGTGGSDMPDLPAEFSKLPHARGTLGAARSQNPNSANSQFFINFRDNDFLNGQYTVYGRVISGMEHVDKIARGEPPANPDKMLTVRVAADVV; translated from the coding sequence ATGGCCGAGATCAAGGATCCCGAGAACACCATCATCATGACGCTGAAGGACGGCGAGGTGGTGATCGAGCTTCTGTCGGACGTCGCCCCGAAGCACAGCGAACGGATGAAGGCCCTGGCCCGCGCCAAGGCCTATGACAACGTGGTCTTCCACCGCGTGATCGAGGGCTTCATGGCCCAGACCGGCGATGTCGCGAACGGAAACACGGAAGACGGCTTCAACATCCGCCGCGCCGGGACGGGCGGGTCGGACATGCCGGACCTGCCGGCGGAATTCTCGAAGCTGCCGCACGCGCGCGGCACGCTCGGTGCGGCCCGGTCGCAGAACCCGAACTCGGCCAATTCGCAGTTCTTCATCAACTTCCGCGACAACGACTTCCTGAACGGCCAGTACACCGTTTACGGCCGCGTGATCTCGGGGATGGAGCATGTGGACAAGATCGCCCGCGGCGAGCCGCCGGCGAACCCGGACAAGATGCTGACGGTGCGGGTGGCGGCCGATGTCGTCTGA
- a CDS encoding FtsB family cell division protein has translation MNIPTSRPAIGASLYFALAFSLSVYFTFAAVQGDYGVFRQVQIQAEAEALRSERDRIAAELADMENRTRRLSDSYLDLDLLDEQARSVLGYVRADEIVIR, from the coding sequence ATGAACATCCCGACCTCCCGCCCCGCCATCGGCGCCAGCCTCTATTTCGCGCTGGCCTTCTCGCTCTCCGTCTATTTCACCTTCGCCGCGGTTCAGGGCGACTATGGTGTCTTCCGGCAAGTGCAGATCCAGGCCGAGGCCGAGGCGCTGCGCAGCGAGCGCGACCGGATCGCCGCCGAGCTGGCCGATATGGAGAACAGGACGCGCCGGCTGTCGGACAGCTATCTCGATCTCGACCTTCTGGACGAGCAGGCCCGCTCGGTGCTGGGCTATGTCCGCGCCGACGAGATCGTCATCCGCTGA